A region from the Benincasa hispida cultivar B227 chromosome 10, ASM972705v1, whole genome shotgun sequence genome encodes:
- the LOC120089248 gene encoding early nodulin-like protein 1 has product MGFGRLIVGFVGVMGLVGAMICSCEGRKFYVGGKEGWGLNPSESFNHWAERNRFQVNDTLYFKYKEEKDSVLVVSKEDYFSCNTKNPVISLKDNGESIFKFGHSGPFYFISGNADSCQKGQKLIVVVLALTHNKHHHSQPPHSSSSPVATPSQSQSPPAESPEKSGVVSTAPTPAKNSAFGGGVAVSLLGVGTINVVLLSSFLVGLF; this is encoded by the exons ATGGGGTTTGGAAGGTTAATAGTTGGTTTTGTGGGTGTTATGGGTTTAGTTGGGGCTATGATTTGTTCATGTGAAGGTAGGAAATTCTATGTTGGTGGCAAAGAGGGATGGGGTTTGAACCCTTCTGAGAGCTTTAATCATTGGGCTGAACGTAATAGGTTTCAAGTTAATGATACTCTCT ATTTCAAGTACAAAGAGGAGAAAGATTCAGTGTTGGTTGTAAGCAAGGAAGACTATTTTTCATGCAACACCAAAAACCCAGTTATTTCCTTGAAAGATAATGGTGAATCAATCTTCAAATTTGGTCACTCTGGTCCCTTTTATTTCATCAGTGGAAATGCTGATTCGTGTCAAAAGGGCCAAAAGCTCATTGTTGTTGTTCTCGCTTTGACACATAATAAACACCACCACTCTCAGCCCCCGCATTCTTCGTCTTCTCCGGTGGCAACTCCGTCGCAATCTCAGAGCCCCCCCGCCGAGTCACCGGAAAAATCTGGTGTTGTTTCGACAGCCCCGACTCCAGCAAAGAATTCTGCCTTTGGAGGTGGAGTTGCAGTCAGTTTGTTGGGTGTAGGGACGATCAatgttgttcttttaagtagtTTCTTAGTGGGGCTTTTTTAA